A genomic region of Candidatus Kapaibacterium sp. contains the following coding sequences:
- a CDS encoding PAS domain-containing protein, with protein MADSIEELKSKLEILTKDKEELKSKLDAHVELLDETLQHSDTVIVDCTEDFRINAVLGPYDQVFHEHRDKFKHGGNLMKIVYATTKNIIDQDELKQHSNTNEAKNLEQKIIEFMQSKRNDILLKVVGETTKGETFILIWNMKRFGRYFRSFFTSISANIILDKISEKHEHEIEVLTRRIENLVEYSSDGFIILDKVGKITFISRNARKTLMAQNVKRLMDADVRGRLYREIFVNDSIEEINRKLDINKRVFTTNQAESFIKKSPDGDIHFSVFPDHNEFGDVQGIVIVTSLKPTMISNELEQKVKRLSTAVQKMQSEKTYADERIKELDYNQQWMMKKMEESNQNIKLLHKSLKQLYNYLENLPIPICIIDLPTLKYEFVNTKMHQWMNTKKTDVVGKRDEELLEKDLIIALNEIFKETIKTMQPIKISYKEYTILQMAFSNEKNLPTRMIRLIY; from the coding sequence ATGGCTGATTCGATAGAAGAACTAAAATCAAAATTAGAAATTTTGACTAAAGATAAAGAGGAGCTCAAATCCAAACTTGATGCTCATGTGGAATTATTAGATGAAACGCTTCAGCATTCCGATACTGTCATTGTTGATTGTACCGAAGATTTCAGAATTAATGCTGTTCTCGGACCTTATGACCAAGTGTTTCACGAACATCGTGATAAATTCAAGCACGGTGGCAATTTGATGAAAATTGTCTATGCAACTACAAAAAATATTATTGACCAAGACGAGCTGAAACAACATTCAAACACTAACGAAGCCAAAAATTTGGAGCAAAAAATCATTGAATTCATGCAAAGCAAACGAAATGATATTTTGCTCAAAGTTGTGGGAGAAACGACTAAAGGCGAAACTTTCATCTTAATTTGGAATATGAAGCGTTTTGGTCGCTATTTCAGGTCTTTCTTTACTTCAATTTCTGCAAATATAATTCTCGACAAAATAAGTGAGAAACACGAACATGAAATCGAAGTTTTGACAAGAAGGATTGAAAATTTGGTAGAATATTCAAGCGATGGTTTCATTATTTTGGACAAAGTTGGCAAAATCACTTTTATTAGCCGGAATGCACGAAAAACTTTGATGGCTCAAAATGTCAAAAGGCTTATGGATGCTGACGTTAGGGGTAGATTATATCGTGAAATATTTGTTAATGACAGTATTGAAGAAATCAACCGAAAGCTTGACATAAACAAGAGAGTATTCACTACAAATCAGGCTGAGAGCTTCATCAAAAAAAGCCCTGATGGCGATATTCATTTTAGTGTATTTCCTGACCATAACGAATTCGGTGATGTTCAAGGTATAGTCATTGTGACTTCGCTCAAGCCAACAATGATTTCAAATGAATTGGAACAAAAAGTCAAGCGTTTGAGCACTGCAGTTCAAAAAATGCAAAGCGAAAAAACTTATGCTGATGAACGAATTAAAGAATTAGACTATAATCAGCAATGGATGATGAAAAAGATGGAGGAATCCAATCAAAACATCAAATTGCTGCACAAATCTCTTAAGCAACTATATAATTATCTCGAGAACTTGCCTATTCCGATTTGTATTATTGATTTGCCGACTTTAAAGTACGAATTCGTAAACACTAAGATGCACCAATGGATGAATACCAAGAAAACTGACGTGGTCGGCAAACGCGATGAAGAACTGTTGGAAAAGGATTTGATTATCGCTTTGAACGAAATTTTCAAAGAAACGATTAAAACTATGCAACCGATAAAGATTAGCTATAAAGAATATACGATTTTACAAATGGCATTTTCGAATGAAAAGAATTTGCCCACGAGAATGATTCGATTAATTTATTGA
- a CDS encoding thioredoxin domain-containing protein, which translates to MNENYRSNKLAAELSPYLLQHKHNPVDWYPWSEEAFDKAKSENKPIFLSIGYSTCHWCHVMERESFEDAEVAKLMNDTFVNIKVDREERPDVDHIYMTVCQMMTGAGGWPLTILMTPEGKPFYAGTYFPKYSRGERPGIIDLINRTKEVWQTHQAELSETANDISQQLQNMLPTTDGAVISENIFRKAFHELAGTYDEFYGGFGTRPKFPVPHNLLFLMKHYRRSNNEEALQMVVNTLTRMRLGGIYDHVGFGFHRYSTDAKWFLPHFEKMLYDQAMLLNAYSEAYLQTKNELFRKTAYEIIEYINRDLLSPEGAYFSAEDADSEGEEGKFYVWDIEEIREHLIGNVELISDIFGIEESGNFLEEATREKNGKNILSLKDTIAHFAKSRDLNLVELNSKLENIRQILLAERSKRIRPHLDDKILTDWNGLITAALANAGKIFADEEFIGYAERTYSFIKSQMFTPDGGLHHRFRDGIAGIDGMIDDYAYTISALLELFSATAKSDYLADAVKLTDYLIEHFQDPKGGFYFTSDLAEKLIVRKKEIYDGAIPSGNSIMLANLVKLSKITGNTTYIDIADKATKAFAGSVTSAPSAYTSFLIGFDSLILQNGEIVIVGTEPRSDFMKALFAELKSTYIVIVKTPENSLLLGEHLKNNVAIDGKITAYICNNFTCSEPIRGEEEILAKIREL; encoded by the coding sequence ATGAACGAAAATTATAGAAGCAATAAATTAGCCGCAGAACTAAGCCCTTATTTGCTCCAACACAAACACAATCCTGTTGATTGGTATCCTTGGTCTGAAGAAGCATTCGATAAAGCAAAATCCGAAAATAAGCCGATTTTTCTTTCCATCGGCTATTCAACTTGTCATTGGTGTCACGTTATGGAAAGGGAATCATTCGAGGATGCTGAGGTTGCAAAATTGATGAATGATACTTTTGTGAATATCAAGGTTGACCGCGAGGAGAGACCCGATGTTGACCATATCTACATGACTGTTTGCCAAATGATGACCGGAGCAGGAGGCTGGCCCCTCACAATTTTGATGACACCCGAAGGTAAGCCGTTTTATGCAGGAACATATTTCCCGAAATATTCTCGCGGGGAACGCCCGGGAATCATTGATTTAATCAATCGCACTAAGGAAGTTTGGCAGACACATCAAGCTGAACTCTCAGAAACTGCCAATGATATATCCCAACAATTACAAAATATGCTCCCAACTACTGATGGTGCCGTCATTTCGGAGAATATTTTCCGTAAGGCATTTCACGAATTAGCAGGCACTTATGACGAATTCTATGGCGGATTCGGCACTCGCCCTAAGTTTCCCGTGCCGCATAATTTGCTGTTTTTAATGAAGCATTACCGCAGAAGCAATAATGAAGAGGCTTTACAAATGGTAGTCAACACTTTGACTCGAATGAGGCTCGGAGGAATTTATGACCATGTCGGATTTGGATTTCACCGATATTCAACCGATGCTAAATGGTTTTTGCCACATTTCGAGAAAATGCTTTATGACCAAGCGATGTTGCTTAATGCCTATTCCGAAGCATATTTGCAAACCAAAAATGAATTATTCCGCAAGACAGCTTATGAAATAATCGAATATATCAATCGCGATTTGCTCTCGCCCGAAGGTGCGTATTTTTCCGCCGAAGATGCGGATAGCGAAGGTGAAGAAGGAAAATTCTATGTTTGGGACATCGAGGAAATTCGCGAACATCTCATCGGCAATGTGGAACTGATTTCTGACATATTTGGAATCGAAGAAAGCGGAAATTTCTTGGAGGAAGCGACGAGAGAGAAAAACGGCAAAAATATTCTTTCTCTAAAAGATACGATAGCGCATTTTGCTAAATCCAGAGATTTGAACTTAGTTGAATTAAACAGCAAGCTCGAAAATATTAGACAGATTCTTCTCGCTGAACGTTCCAAACGCATTCGTCCACATCTCGATGATAAGATTTTGACTGATTGGAACGGATTGATTACGGCTGCACTTGCAAATGCCGGAAAAATCTTTGCCGATGAAGAATTTATCGGATATGCTGAACGAACTTATTCATTTATCAAATCTCAGATGTTCACGCCAGATGGTGGTTTGCATCATCGTTTTCGTGACGGAATTGCAGGAATTGACGGCATGATTGACGATTATGCTTATACGATTTCGGCTTTGTTAGAGCTATTTTCGGCAACTGCAAAATCCGATTATCTCGCTGATGCTGTAAAATTGACAGATTATTTGATAGAGCATTTCCAAGACCCCAAAGGCGGATTCTATTTCACATCCGATTTAGCTGAAAAACTTATCGTCAGGAAAAAAGAAATCTACGATGGCGCAATTCCATCGGGCAATTCAATTATGCTCGCAAATTTGGTGAAATTATCAAAAATTACAGGTAATACCACTTATATTGACATTGCCGATAAAGCTACTAAAGCATTCGCCGGTTCTGTGACTTCCGCACCTTCGGCTTATACATCATTTTTGATTGGGTTTGATTCCCTAATTTTGCAAAACGGTGAAATAGTGATTGTCGGCACCGAGCCACGCAGTGATTTCATGAAAGCACTTTTTGCCGAATTGAAATCTACTTATATAGTCATTGTGAAAACACCGGAAAATTCGCTTTTATTGGGAGAGCATTTGAAAAACAATGTAGCAATTGACGGCAAAATCACTGCTTATATTTGCAACAATTTCACTTGTTCGGAACCGATTAGAGGTGAAGAAGAAATTCTTGCCAAAATACGGGAACTTTAA
- the purE gene encoding 5-(carboxyamino)imidazole ribonucleotide mutase: MALNPVVGIIMGSDSDYPTMQAAASVCDEFGVAYEIKVISAHRTPLDMTEYGQKAHLRGIRVIIAGAGGAAHLPGMIAANSPLPVIGVPVQSKALSGMDSLLSIVQMPSGVPVATVAIGNAFNAGLLAIEILAVADNDLRNKIVEYKNRIADESRQKNNAPHFS; this comes from the coding sequence ATGGCATTAAACCCTGTAGTTGGAATAATAATGGGTAGCGATAGTGATTACCCGACAATGCAAGCCGCTGCTTCGGTATGCGATGAATTCGGTGTTGCATACGAAATAAAAGTGATTAGTGCTCACAGAACGCCGCTCGATATGACCGAATATGGTCAAAAAGCTCATTTGCGTGGCATCCGTGTAATAATTGCAGGAGCCGGAGGAGCAGCACATTTGCCCGGTATGATCGCAGCGAATAGCCCTTTGCCTGTGATTGGGGTGCCGGTTCAATCCAAAGCCCTCAGCGGCATGGATTCGCTCTTGTCAATTGTCCAAATGCCGTCAGGAGTTCCTGTAGCCACTGTTGCTATCGGCAATGCCTTCAATGCGGGTTTATTGGCAATCGAAATACTTGCTGTTGCGGATAACGATTTACGAAATAAAATTGTTGAATATAAAAACCGCATTGCTGATGAATCGAGACAAAAAAATAATGCACCACATTTCAGCTGA
- the murG gene encoding undecaprenyldiphospho-muramoylpentapeptide beta-N-acetylglucosaminyltransferase, which yields MHILFGAGGTGGHLYPALSVADELKKINPDIRITFAGRADKIEARVVPQYGYEFITMDIQPPILKANLNTFLFPVKMVRAIRKIRSFIKSEKVNMVVCAGAYISIPPGIASKLSGAKLALMESNLNPGKAVKYLANRADLIFTAFEGTQDYFNYKIHSKINHLGNPVRETFIKSVDIAESQKRFNINPEKRTLLIFGGSLGAESINRAVLNNLEQLQSLDINIIWQTGNSLIANSDDYPNVQVMKYIDDMASAFAVSDLIISRSGATTVAELTITGKASVLVPLPTSSTGEQAKNARLMEEKGASIVIHDKEISNRLFHVVKDVIFDFEKLGKMAENARILGKPKAGEEIASIIYKLVQK from the coding sequence ATGCACATATTATTTGGAGCCGGTGGAACCGGTGGGCATCTGTATCCGGCGCTGTCGGTTGCCGATGAATTGAAAAAAATCAACCCGGACATTCGAATCACTTTCGCCGGGCGAGCGGATAAAATTGAAGCCCGTGTAGTGCCTCAATACGGTTATGAATTTATCACAATGGATATACAGCCACCGATATTAAAAGCCAATTTGAATACTTTTCTATTTCCGGTCAAAATGGTTAGAGCAATCAGGAAAATCCGGTCCTTTATAAAATCGGAAAAAGTCAATATGGTGGTCTGTGCAGGTGCATATATCAGCATTCCTCCCGGAATTGCCTCCAAGCTTTCCGGGGCAAAACTCGCGTTGATGGAATCGAATCTCAATCCGGGCAAAGCTGTCAAATATTTGGCAAATAGGGCAGACCTCATTTTTACAGCTTTCGAGGGAACTCAAGACTACTTCAATTATAAAATTCATAGCAAAATCAATCATCTTGGCAATCCAGTCCGCGAAACTTTTATCAAATCTGTTGATATTGCCGAATCACAAAAGCGTTTCAATATTAATCCCGAAAAACGAACTCTGCTAATTTTTGGTGGCAGTCTCGGTGCGGAATCTATAAATCGAGCCGTTTTGAATAATCTCGAACAATTACAAAGCCTCGATATAAATATTATCTGGCAAACCGGAAATTCGCTCATCGCAAATTCTGATGATTACCCGAATGTGCAAGTTATGAAATATATTGACGACATGGCATCGGCTTTTGCAGTCTCAGATTTAATCATATCTCGCTCAGGTGCAACCACAGTAGCTGAATTGACTATTACAGGCAAAGCGTCTGTTCTCGTTCCGCTGCCGACTTCATCTACCGGCGAACAGGCAAAAAATGCTCGATTGATGGAAGAAAAAGGTGCTTCGATAGTGATTCATGACAAAGAAATTTCAAATCGCTTGTTTCATGTAGTAAAAGATGTTATATTTGATTTTGAAAAATTGGGAAAAATGGCAGAAAATGCCCGAATTCTTGGCAAACCCAAAGCCGGTGAAGAGATTGCATCTATCATTTACAAATTGGTTCAAAAATGA